One Bacillus amyloliquefaciens DSM 7 = ATCC 23350 DNA window includes the following coding sequences:
- a CDS encoding ABC transporter ATP-binding protein, with protein sequence MLRQFFSYYKPYKKLFFLDFFSAIAGGLMELSFPLIVNYFIDTLLPGRDWSLIILTSIALFGVYALSSALQYVVTYWGHMLGINIETDMRKKLFDHLQKLSFKFYDNNKTGSLMSKLTNDLMYIGETAHHGPEDLFIAIMTILGAFGVMLFINWQLALLTFIIMPVVIWLALYFNKKMTSAFTKLNKDVGDFSARVENNIGGIRLVQAFSNEAFEKQRFDVNNQRFRKTKLTSYKIMAKNGSISYMLTRFVTLFVLLCGTWFVIRGSLSYGEFVAFVLLTNVLFRPIDKINAIIEMYPRGIAGFKSFMEILETEPDIKDAPHARHVPGLKGNIRYDHVSFGYEENNPVLSGINLSIHAGETVAFVGPSGAGKSTLTSLLPRFYEPSEGVISIDGIDIKDMTLSSLRGQIGVVQQDVFLFSGTLRENIAYGRLDASEEEIWQAVRQAHLEDLVNGYPDGLNTVIGERGVKLSGGQKQRLSIARMFLKNPSILILDEATSALDTETEAAIQKSLQKLSEGRTTLVIAHRLATIKDADRIVVVTKEGIAEQGHHKELLASGGMYQRLHQAQFGELIH encoded by the coding sequence GTGCTGCGACAATTTTTTTCTTATTATAAACCGTACAAAAAGCTGTTTTTTCTCGACTTCTTTTCTGCCATCGCAGGCGGGTTGATGGAGCTGAGTTTTCCTCTGATTGTCAATTACTTTATCGATACATTGCTCCCGGGGCGGGATTGGAGTCTGATTATTTTGACTTCTATCGCTTTGTTCGGGGTGTACGCTCTCAGCTCGGCACTTCAGTATGTTGTGACGTATTGGGGCCATATGCTCGGTATTAACATTGAAACCGATATGCGGAAAAAGCTTTTTGACCATCTGCAAAAGCTTTCGTTCAAATTTTACGATAACAACAAAACGGGCAGTTTAATGTCTAAGCTCACCAATGATTTGATGTATATCGGAGAAACGGCCCACCACGGACCCGAGGACCTGTTTATCGCGATCATGACGATTTTGGGCGCTTTCGGCGTCATGCTGTTCATTAACTGGCAGCTCGCGCTGTTGACCTTTATCATTATGCCGGTCGTCATTTGGCTTGCTTTGTATTTCAATAAAAAAATGACCTCCGCGTTTACAAAACTGAACAAAGATGTCGGTGATTTCAGCGCGAGGGTCGAAAATAACATCGGCGGCATCCGCCTTGTCCAGGCTTTCAGCAATGAAGCGTTTGAAAAGCAGCGGTTTGACGTGAACAACCAGCGGTTCCGCAAGACAAAACTGACGTCATATAAAATCATGGCCAAAAACGGTTCAATCAGTTACATGCTGACAAGATTCGTCACGCTGTTCGTCCTGTTGTGCGGCACATGGTTCGTCATTCGCGGATCATTATCCTACGGAGAATTCGTTGCTTTTGTGCTGCTGACGAACGTTCTGTTCCGTCCGATTGATAAGATCAACGCAATTATTGAGATGTATCCGAGAGGCATTGCCGGTTTTAAAAGCTTTATGGAAATACTGGAAACGGAGCCTGATATCAAGGATGCCCCGCACGCGAGACATGTACCCGGTTTAAAAGGGAATATCCGCTATGATCATGTGTCATTCGGCTATGAAGAAAACAATCCGGTGCTGTCCGGCATCAATTTATCCATTCATGCGGGGGAGACAGTCGCATTTGTCGGGCCTTCGGGAGCGGGGAAATCAACGCTGACAAGTCTGCTTCCGCGTTTTTATGAGCCGTCTGAAGGCGTCATATCCATCGACGGCATCGACATTAAGGACATGACGCTGTCATCTCTGCGGGGACAAATCGGCGTCGTCCAGCAGGATGTCTTTCTGTTTTCCGGCACATTACGGGAAAACATTGCTTACGGGCGGCTGGACGCGTCTGAGGAAGAGATCTGGCAGGCCGTCCGGCAGGCGCATTTAGAGGATTTGGTAAACGGGTATCCCGACGGTTTGAACACGGTGATCGGCGAGCGCGGCGTGAAGCTGTCAGGCGGGCAGAAACAGCGGCTTTCCATCGCCAGAATGTTTTTGAAAAACCCGTCGATCTTAATTTTGGATGAGGCTACATCAGCTCTCGACACAGAAACGGAAGCCGCCATTCAAAAGTCTCTGCAAAAACTGTCTGAAGGACGCACGACTCTTGTGATCGCCCATCGGCTGGCTACGATTAAGGATGCGGACCGGATCGTCGTCGTTACGAAAGAAGGCATTGCTGAACAAGGACACCATAAGGAACTGCTGGCATCCGGCGGCATGTACCAGAGACTTCATCAGGCGCAATTCGGCGAGCTGATTCATTAA
- the cls gene encoding cardiolipin synthase, with protein sequence MLKRRLEFCFLYMMLIGAYVIWFFPVSRLEFYGGLLCYASIILFSIYSLILENRTSQHTLLWIHILIFFPIAGYLFYLFSGQLYEKGKLFRSKRTYNREKLRTIFDMEQTPDLSGLKGNQKRFFQYSIKAAHMNINTKSRLKVLKNGDETFPELFEALRGAASFIHIEYYLFKSDMLGHKMMEIMMEKARQGVEVRFLFDAAGSLKLSGKDIKKLKRAGVNIVPFLPLKYGFFNQKFNFRNHRKIVVVDGEIGFVGGLNVGKEYISKDKNVGFWRDTHMKVEGEIVQTLHSIFMLDWEYVSDEVLIDQKAYSRPVPAESGGVYQVVPTGPDMKERMSDLYYAMIAAAESSVWIATPYFVPNEPIRTALKEAAARGVQVRVVMVPETNDGFLTQYATRSYFPELLREGIEVYSYQKGFMHQKVLITDGNLASVGTANMDMRSFQLNFEVNVFFTDQEAVKDLEAHYLEDMRESEKISPVRFYKRALWERTKESFARLFSGVL encoded by the coding sequence ATGCTGAAAAGGAGACTGGAATTTTGCTTTTTATATATGATGCTGATCGGAGCATATGTCATATGGTTTTTTCCGGTTTCCAGGCTTGAGTTTTACGGCGGATTGCTTTGCTATGCAAGCATTATCCTGTTCAGCATTTATTCGTTAATCTTAGAAAACCGCACCTCGCAGCACACGCTGTTATGGATCCACATTCTTATCTTTTTTCCGATCGCCGGGTACTTATTTTACCTATTCTCCGGCCAGCTTTATGAAAAAGGCAAGCTGTTCAGGTCAAAACGGACGTATAACCGGGAAAAGCTGAGAACGATATTTGATATGGAGCAAACTCCCGACCTGTCCGGATTGAAAGGAAATCAGAAGCGTTTCTTTCAATATTCAATCAAAGCTGCCCACATGAATATCAATACAAAAAGCAGGCTGAAGGTGCTCAAAAACGGGGATGAAACTTTTCCGGAGCTGTTTGAAGCGCTCCGGGGGGCAGCATCATTTATACATATTGAATATTACCTGTTCAAATCAGACATGCTCGGGCACAAGATGATGGAGATTATGATGGAGAAAGCGCGTCAAGGCGTGGAAGTGCGGTTTTTGTTCGATGCGGCCGGCAGCCTGAAGCTGTCCGGAAAAGATATTAAAAAACTGAAACGCGCGGGCGTGAACATCGTCCCGTTCCTGCCGCTGAAATACGGCTTTTTCAACCAGAAATTCAATTTCAGAAATCACCGCAAGATCGTCGTCGTTGACGGGGAAATTGGTTTTGTCGGCGGGCTGAATGTCGGCAAGGAATATATCAGCAAAGACAAAAACGTCGGCTTTTGGCGCGACACCCATATGAAAGTCGAAGGAGAAATCGTTCAGACGCTCCACAGCATTTTTATGCTTGATTGGGAATACGTTTCTGATGAGGTGCTTATTGATCAGAAAGCATACAGCCGCCCGGTTCCGGCAGAAAGCGGCGGCGTCTATCAAGTCGTTCCGACAGGCCCCGATATGAAGGAGCGGATGAGCGATCTGTATTATGCCATGATCGCGGCGGCCGAATCGTCTGTATGGATCGCGACGCCTTATTTCGTGCCGAATGAGCCGATCCGCACGGCGTTAAAGGAGGCTGCCGCAAGAGGCGTCCAAGTGCGTGTTGTCATGGTGCCGGAAACCAATGACGGGTTTCTAACCCAGTATGCGACGAGGTCTTATTTCCCCGAGCTTCTTCGGGAAGGAATTGAAGTCTATTCCTATCAAAAGGGCTTTATGCATCAAAAGGTACTCATCACCGACGGAAACCTTGCTTCTGTCGGGACGGCGAATATGGACATGAGAAGCTTTCAGCTGAACTTTGAAGTCAATGTGTTTTTTACAGATCAAGAGGCGGTCAAAGATCTTGAAGCGCATTATCTGGAGGATATGAGAGAGTCTGAGAAAATCAGCCCCGTCCGTTTTTATAAGCGCGCATTATGGGAAAGAACGAAGGAATCCTTCGCACGGCTATTTTCAGGCGTTTTGTAA
- the narI gene encoding respiratory nitrate reductase subunit gamma: MNGQILWGVMPYIVLTIFIGGHIYRYQHDQFGWTAKSSELLEKKKLAAGSTLFHWGLLCVIGGHIMGILIPEAVYSAIDISEHTYHKMAIGAGLPAGVAACIGLFILTYRRLFDKRIRNTSSPADFLTLILLLFMMLTGVAATFLNIDSKGFDYRTTVGPWFRELILFRPDASLMESVPLWFKFHIIIGYIVFILWPFTRLVHVFSLPLKYLTRSYVVYRKR, encoded by the coding sequence ATGAACGGGCAGATCCTCTGGGGCGTGATGCCATACATTGTATTGACGATCTTTATCGGCGGACATATTTACCGCTATCAGCATGACCAGTTTGGCTGGACGGCTAAATCAAGCGAGCTGTTGGAAAAGAAAAAACTTGCGGCGGGCAGCACCCTTTTTCATTGGGGCCTGCTGTGCGTCATCGGCGGCCATATCATGGGAATTCTGATTCCGGAAGCCGTGTACTCCGCCATTGACATTTCCGAGCATACGTATCACAAAATGGCGATTGGCGCGGGCCTGCCTGCAGGGGTCGCGGCGTGTATCGGCCTGTTCATCCTGACGTACAGAAGGCTGTTTGACAAAAGAATCCGCAACACCAGCTCGCCGGCGGATTTTCTCACGCTCATTCTGCTGCTGTTTATGATGCTGACGGGCGTTGCGGCCACGTTTCTCAACATTGATTCGAAAGGCTTTGATTACCGGACAACAGTGGGGCCGTGGTTCAGGGAGCTCATTTTGTTCAGGCCTGATGCCTCTTTGATGGAGAGTGTCCCGCTATGGTTTAAGTTTCATATCATCATTGGATACATCGTTTTTATCCTCTGGCCGTTTACGAGATTGGTTCACGTGTTCAGCCTGCCGCTCAAGTACTTGACTCGCAGCTATGTTGTATATCGAAAACGCTAA
- the narJ gene encoding nitrate reductase molybdenum cofactor assembly chaperone: MNTIDRQITFSALSCLLSYPDEDWRAELPDWKTLLLDISSQEIREKLLRFLKAAAGFSQEALIEHYVYTFDFGKKTNMYVTYFNSGEQRERGIELLHLKNTYQQSGFLPTEKELPDYLPLMLEFAAIAEIEAARSVFEKYLSNVRELASRLEKNDSIYAGLLHVLLAALEDIGVHESKEGAVQA, translated from the coding sequence ATGAACACCATAGACCGGCAAATTACGTTCTCCGCTCTTTCCTGTCTTCTCTCTTATCCGGACGAAGACTGGAGAGCTGAGCTTCCTGATTGGAAGACTCTTCTCCTTGACATCAGCAGCCAGGAAATCCGGGAGAAGCTGCTGCGCTTTTTGAAGGCGGCAGCCGGATTTTCTCAGGAAGCGCTGATTGAACACTATGTCTATACGTTCGATTTCGGGAAAAAAACGAACATGTATGTCACCTACTTTAACTCAGGCGAGCAAAGGGAACGCGGCATTGAATTGCTGCATTTAAAGAACACATACCAGCAATCCGGTTTCCTCCCGACAGAGAAAGAACTGCCTGATTATCTGCCGCTTATGCTTGAATTTGCGGCGATTGCGGAAATTGAAGCCGCAAGAAGCGTATTTGAGAAATATCTGTCCAATGTGAGGGAGCTGGCGTCCCGCCTCGAAAAAAATGACAGCATATACGCCGGGCTGCTGCATGTCCTGCTTGCCGCGCTGGAAGATATCGGCGTACATGAAAGCAAAGAAGGGGCTGTTCAGGCATGA
- the narH gene encoding nitrate reductase subunit beta, whose amino-acid sequence MKIKAQIGMVMNLDKCIGCHTCSVTCKNTWTNRSGAEYMYFNNVETKPGIGYPKQWEDQDKYKGGWTLKKGKLGLKSGPKTNRLAGLFYNPNQPTIDDYYEPWNYDYETLTNSPQKKHQPVARPKSSLTGDFMNIEWGPNWEDDLAGGHITGLEDPNVQKMEESIKTEFDEVFMMYLPRICEHCINPACVSSCPSGAMYKREEDGIVLVDQNACRSWRYCVSSCPYKKVYFNWKTNKAEKCTLCFPRLEAGLPTICSETCVGRIRYLGVMLYDADKVEEAASVENEKDLYHSQLDVFLDPNDPEVARLAKEQGIPDEWIEAARKSPIYKMIIDWKIALPLHPEYRTLPMVWYIPPLSPIMNLFEGKGSRQTAEDIFPAIDQMRIPIDYLAQLLTAGDTDHIRSTLKKMSVMRQYMRAVQTNKSIDPALISSVGLTERQIEDMYRLLAIAKYDDRFVIPSSHREEVSDLYAEQGSCGLSFSGGPGSCF is encoded by the coding sequence TTGAAGATTAAAGCGCAAATCGGTATGGTCATGAACTTGGATAAATGCATCGGCTGCCACACATGCAGCGTCACCTGCAAAAACACGTGGACAAACCGCTCCGGTGCGGAATATATGTACTTCAATAATGTAGAAACAAAGCCGGGCATCGGCTACCCGAAGCAATGGGAGGATCAGGACAAATATAAAGGCGGCTGGACTTTAAAAAAAGGAAAGCTCGGGCTGAAATCCGGCCCGAAAACGAATCGGCTGGCAGGCCTTTTCTATAATCCGAATCAGCCGACGATTGATGATTACTATGAACCTTGGAATTATGATTATGAAACATTAACAAACAGTCCGCAGAAAAAACACCAGCCGGTGGCGCGCCCGAAATCGTCACTGACGGGGGATTTCATGAATATCGAATGGGGCCCGAACTGGGAGGATGATCTCGCGGGCGGCCACATTACGGGGCTTGAAGATCCAAACGTGCAAAAAATGGAGGAATCGATCAAAACGGAATTCGATGAAGTCTTTATGATGTATCTGCCGCGTATTTGCGAGCACTGCATCAACCCGGCGTGCGTCTCATCCTGCCCGTCCGGCGCCATGTACAAACGCGAGGAAGACGGCATTGTGCTCGTGGATCAAAACGCCTGCCGTTCATGGAGATATTGCGTCTCATCCTGTCCTTATAAAAAAGTCTATTTTAACTGGAAAACAAACAAAGCGGAAAAATGCACACTCTGCTTTCCGCGTTTGGAGGCGGGACTGCCGACCATCTGCTCTGAGACGTGTGTTGGCAGAATCCGCTACCTCGGCGTCATGCTGTACGACGCGGACAAAGTGGAGGAAGCGGCATCTGTTGAAAATGAAAAGGATCTCTATCATTCCCAATTGGACGTTTTTCTCGATCCGAATGATCCTGAGGTTGCCAGACTGGCAAAAGAACAAGGCATCCCGGATGAATGGATAGAGGCCGCGCGAAAATCGCCGATCTATAAAATGATCATCGACTGGAAGATTGCGCTCCCGCTTCATCCTGAGTACCGCACGCTGCCGATGGTTTGGTACATACCGCCGCTCAGCCCGATTATGAATCTCTTTGAAGGAAAAGGCAGCCGGCAAACGGCGGAAGACATTTTTCCGGCTATCGACCAAATGAGAATCCCGATTGACTACTTGGCGCAGCTATTAACGGCGGGAGACACGGACCATATTCGGTCAACGTTAAAGAAAATGTCTGTCATGCGCCAGTATATGAGAGCAGTCCAGACGAATAAATCCATTGACCCGGCACTCATCTCCAGTGTCGGTCTGACAGAACGGCAAATTGAAGACATGTATCGGCTGCTGGCGATCGCCAAATATGACGACCGCTTTGTGATTCCGAGCAGCCATCGGGAAGAAGTGTCAGATTTATACGCTGAACAAGGGAGCTGCGGCTTATCATTTTCAGGCGGCCCCGGGTCTTGTTTCTAA